A stretch of DNA from Cytobacillus luteolus:
TAAACCCGCAAATAAAAACACGGAGAATAGAACAGGTATAAGTTCAAATAGTAATAATCCTCCAGTTACATCTGACCAAATCCATTCAGGCCCGATTCGAAATAAGGCCATTATCGAAAATACCATTCCGATGAGTCTTGCAATCAACCAAAAGGTAGAAACTTTAAAAAGTTTACTAAAGAAAATAGATTTCGTAATAAATCTTGGTTTTACTAAGCTTGTGAAGAGAGAGAGTACAACCGCAAGAACGACGAAAGCTGTCGCAATATAAGGCAATGAATCTGAAAGGATCGCTTGGACCTGCTTGGCTAAAATTGCAACCGGAATGGTTACGCCTTCCTCATATGGAAAGGGTATAACAAACAGAATAATACCAATGGCAGATGGAATAAAAAATTGTAAAAAACCACTTGTACTAATTGACCTGTTTAATTCGACTTGGCCTTTATTTTTCAATCCCTCGTTTTCCATGCAATTCACCTCAATACATTTAAGTTTTGTAAAAAACTAGTCATTATTCATTTATTTTTATTCGACTGCATTTGATAATCTTCATTCTTTTAGGACAATATACCTGTTTTTATGACTTATATCCCACATTTATATTGCCAAATGAATTTAGTTCCATATAAGATAGAATTATGAAATAACTTCTAGAGTAAGCTTAATCTAAGGTGGGGGAAAAATGGGGAAGCCAGGCTTTTCATTTAATATGAAAAAAACAATGCTTTTAATGATAGTAGCAATTCTGATTGGTTTCGTAGTATCTCATGAATTATTTGAAGACACGATCCATAGCCTAGGATTACCTGTTTTATTAGAGCTGTCAATTGAGTTTTTACTTTTTATCGCAATAAGTATCCCCTTCTTCTACTTCATGGTATTTAGGGACTTACAAAACAGGAAGACAGAAGATGAGACACTGTTAGATGAATATGCTACATATAAAATGATTTTAGAGAATTCGCCGTCGGCAGCGTTTATCTATGGTGATAAGGGTTTTATCTACATAAGTCCAACATTCTGTTCTACTCTTGGGTATGAATCAGATGAGATTATAGGGAAAACATTTGGTGAGATTCCTTTTATAAACAAAAAAACAGTAGATTTACTGCTTGAAAATCGTAAGAGGCGTGCGATTAATGAGGAAGTTCCGCAAGCTTATAATATTCCGGCCATACGAAAGGACGGAACGGATATCATTCTTGAATTGCGTCCTACTTGGTCCCTTTTTAAAGGACAACCAGTTACAATTGGAACACTTGTTGATGTAACGGAGAAAGTTTTAATTGGAAAGCAAAAGAAAGAAAATGAAAATAAATATAAATCGCTTTTTGAAAACAATATGGATGCAGCCTTTGTTATTGATAATAAAGGGCTTGTGGTTGAAGCCAATTCAAGAGCACTTGAAATGACTAAACAAACAAAAGAAGAAATCAAAGGAAAGTCCTTTATTCAATACATTGCATCGTCTGATTCTGCAGTTGCGTCGGAGAAATTTAAGTATGTCTTACAGGGTCAACCATTACATCATGAATTCAATGTAATCATTAAAGGTAAAAAGTATTTGTATGATGTGAGCGTTGTTCCGATCATTGTTGAAGAAGGGATAAAGGGAATCTTTTGTTTAGCACGTGATGTGACTGAACAACGAAAGTCAGATGAGTTAATAAAATGGTTAGCCTATCACGATTCCATGACCAGCTTGCCAAATCGACATTATTTTATCGATCAATTAGAACTTAAAATGAACTATTGTGATACACATATGGATTCCCTCGCCTTATTCTATCTAGATTTAGATCGAGTGAAAATCATTAATGACAATCTAGGTCATCAAATCGGGGATATGTATCTAAAAGAAGCGAGTGTTCGTTTAAAGAATTTTGTTAAAGGTAAAGGCTTAATATCGAGATTTGGCGGTGATGAGTTCGCACTACTGTTGCCATCTGTCTCAAAAGAAGAAGCTGACAGCATTGCACAAGAAATTTTACACATCTTCGCTGAACCATTCGTAATAGGTGGACAAATTGTTCCTGGAAACACTAGCATTGGAGTTGCTATTTATCCAGGTGAAGCACAAGATGTACAAGCATTACTACGCGAGGCAGATAAGGCGCTTTATGTTGTGAAAAAGAGTGGTGGTGGAAACTATCGTATTTATGAGGAAACGATGGAACGTGCAAATAGCTATCGTTTTGGATTACAAAGTGATTTTAAACGTGCGCTACACGATGAGGAATTTTACTTAGTTTATCAGCCAAAAGTAAATGCAAATACAGGGAGTATTTCGGGAGTGGAAGCACTACTCCGTTGGAATAAAAACAATCAGGAATTGATTCCCCCAGCAGATTTTATCCCATTAGCTGAGGAGACAGGATTCATTGTACCTCTTGGCGAATGGGTCATTAAAAGAGCATGTGAACAAAATAAGCAGTGGCAAGATGCGGGCTTTACACCAATCCGTATTGCTGTCAATGTGTCTGCGGTACAATTTCAACGCTCCAAAATGGATGAGATAGTCGAAAGAATATTAGCAGAAACAGGTCTTGAACCACAGTGGTTAGAAATTGAAATTACAGAGGGTACATTAATGGTACAAGATGAGTTCACGATTCGATCGATAACAAGACTTAAAGAGTTAGGGGTTATTATTGCACTAGATGATTTTGGAACAGGTTACTCATCGATGCAATATTTAAAGCAATTCCGACTTCATTCATTAAAAGTGGACCGATCCTTTATTCAAGACTTACATGAGCATCATGATCGTGCTGCCATTACCGAAGCAATCACCCAACTTGCCCATGGGCTTGGAATGAGTGTAGTTGCTGAAGGTGTAGAAAAGGATGAAGAGCTAGAATTCGTCAAATCAATTGGTGCTGATGAAATTCAGGGCTATTACATCTCAAGACCACTTTCAAAAGAAGATTTTGAATCCTACTTACAGTCGGATAGTAAAGTTAGTTAAAAAACTAGTGTAATAACTAGTTTTTTCTACTTTAACAAGTTCTAACTCAGTAAATCACTAGATAGGAGTGAATAATCCATGAAAATTAATGAGCTAATCGAACGAATTAATAAATGTATGGATGATTTAGATTTAATTACAGCACGAAAGTACATTGAAGAGAATGAACAACTTCTATCAGAGTATGATTATAAAAGGCTTTTAAAAAAGAATGCACGAGAACTTTTAGATTTTCTTATTGATCAAAAAAATAACCCAGAACATCAGCCTTTAACAAGAGAAGAAAAATCTATGATACTTGCTGTCAATACCTATGCAACGAAATTCGATATTAGAGGTGTCAAACTTACAATATCGAAACGAGAACACCTTTTGCTGAAGAAACAGGTAATAGATTATTTAAATGCAGATGCAAAAGCTTTGTTAGAGGGTATGAATTTAATCGAAAAGAGGTAAGTAGGGGGAGAGGGTAGGCATGTCAATCAAAGGAGTCATTTTTGATTTTGATGGATTAATTGTTGATACAGAGTCAATTTGGTATGAGGTTTATAAAGAGACTGTATTAGAATATGGAGTCGAGTTGGCCTTAGAGGAATTTGCAAAAGTGATTGGAACAACGGATGAAGTGCTTTATGCCTATCTTGAGAAACATGCAACCAAGCCATTTACAAGAGATGATATAGAAAAAGCTGCCCACGAACTATATAAAACGAAAATAGATACCCTTACCCTTAGAGAAGGTGTAGAAGAATACCTAAAGGAAGCAAAGGAATTAGGATTGAAAATAGGACTCGCATCTAGCTCTAGTCGTGCTTGGGTTACAAGCTATCTAAAAAAATACAAGATTCTTGAATACTTTGAAGTGATAAGAACAAAAGATGACGTAGCAAAAGTTAAGCCTGACCCTGAGCTATATATTCAAGCACTAAAAGGCCTTGATATAGCTCCTGAAGAAGCTATTGCTTTTGAAGATTCAGTTAACGGCTCTACAGCAGCAATTAAAGCAGGAATATCATGCGTCATTGTTCCAAATCCAGTAACAGAACAGCTAGCTTTTACTTCTTATAGCTATAGACTTTCTTCCATGAATGAAATGCCACTTTCTACTTTATTGGATAAAATAAACAAGTAACATATTTTTTCATTTCTTGCTCAAACTAACCTTAGTAAATTTCACTATGAGGAGTTGGGTAAGAAAACATGATTTTCTACGCTTGCGTCAAATACGATGAGTCACACCCCGATACATATCATGGCATTGAAGTAACCACACTCGGAGATTCATATGATGTTGTTGCATCGTTTGAATCGTATGACCCGTTACAAGACTATCGTAACTTTGCGAGCTGGTCTGAGAGTATTGGGGAGGACAATGTCGGAATTTGCGATACGTTAAAGCATTTTGCAAAGGATTACAAGAGTGTAAATTCTGATGCATCAACTGAAATGCTGTCTATGATTTATGGAGATCATCAACATTGTGATGGAGAATATGGAGATGTAGCTCAATAATCTTAAAAGAGTAAGCAATAGACTGTGCTTACTCTTTATTTTTACACGATATACTCATAATATCTTTCATTCATTTGTGTATCTTCACACCATTTTTCCTCGTTAAATGAGAAGTTAAGTTTCTCAAGAATTTTCCATGATCCGATATTTTCAACTGCAGCACTGGCTATCACTTTTTTAGGTTTAAGCTTTTCAATAGTATAAGGAAAAATAGATTTGGCTGCTTCATAGGCATAGCCTTTCCCCCAAGTATCTTGGCGGTAGTGATATAAAAATTCTAAGACATCTTCTTCACCTGTTTTTTGAAAACCGCAAATGCCAATTAAGTCATTTGTTTCTTTTTCAACGACCGGAAAAAGTGTTGTATAACCAAAGGTATCTTGGAATCGAATGTATGATGAGACTGTCTGCTCCACTTCCTCCTTAGTCATTCCACCTGCACAATAGTGCATCGTTTCATTGTTTCCCCAAAAGAGGAATGCTTTTTCAGCATCATTTTGTTCCCAATTTCTTAAGATCAGTCGTTCTGTTTGAAGTATTAACATAATAGCCTCCTAAATGGCTCATTTATTCAAGATTCTCAGCATCGTCATTCTTATAACTCAATACCAAGAATGTGTACTTTGATTTTTTTTCAAGTTCTTCTTTTGTCATGGAAAACTGATTTCCCATTTCCTCTGCTATATCTTTCTTAACTTCCGCCTTATCCCTAATGGCATATACCATATTGGAATTGGCCTCAAGCCATTCTTTCCCGGTTAAATCAGAAAAATTTATGGATAAACTTACTTGTTTTTCATAAGAATCTTTGTTGTTTTTTAGTTCAGAAGATAGCAATCTTAAACCAGGTTCAAGTAATCTCATAACCTCAGCCATCACTGTATCAGAATGTTCAGCTAAGAGAGATTTGTCTAGTTCGAATGCATCAAAGCCAGATACAGATTTGTAGTATTTCTCGATTAAGTTACCTTGCTGACGAGTTTCAACCAACTCTAGTAGTCCTGCATCTTCAAGCTTTTTTACATGATAATAAAGTCTTGATGGCTTTTCATTCAATGCTTCTGCAATTTGTGTAACAGTAACTGGTTCATCTTTTGCTATATCAAAAATATTTCTTCTCCTTGGATCCATGAGAATTTTTGCAAGTTCAATATCGGTAATTTTTTTACTACTAGCCATATTAAGACCTCCACAATTAATCTATAACAAGTTCAGCATTTTCTGGTGCAACCGTAGGAGTAGCTTGATTATTAGGTTTAATTTTGTGTAGCTCTTTGTATCCTTTAAGAAATGGAAAAGCAATTACTGAGAAGATTAGCAGTATTCCAGATATCGCGGTTCCATTTAAAACGCCAGCTACACCTGCTAACCAGCCACCTGCAAGTAAACCAATCATTTGGGATGCGCTTGCAGTAACACCTAATAGCGCTGAGCCTCTTCCTCTAAAATAAGCGGGTGTTGTTCCTAAAAATAAACTACTTAAAGGTACGTTGATTAACGTATTAATAACCCCTACCATTATACACCATATATAGATTGGACCGATTCCAAACGCTAATCTTGCTTCATTTAATGGAAGAACTAAAATCATCCAAGACCCCATAATCATTGTTCCTAGTAGTAATAGATTACTAGGTCTAATTAGTTTTAGAAGAAGTGGTCCAATGACAATTGCACCAGCAATGGCCCCGACAC
This window harbors:
- a CDS encoding EAL and GGDEF domain-containing protein, which encodes MGKPGFSFNMKKTMLLMIVAILIGFVVSHELFEDTIHSLGLPVLLELSIEFLLFIAISIPFFYFMVFRDLQNRKTEDETLLDEYATYKMILENSPSAAFIYGDKGFIYISPTFCSTLGYESDEIIGKTFGEIPFINKKTVDLLLENRKRRAINEEVPQAYNIPAIRKDGTDIILELRPTWSLFKGQPVTIGTLVDVTEKVLIGKQKKENENKYKSLFENNMDAAFVIDNKGLVVEANSRALEMTKQTKEEIKGKSFIQYIASSDSAVASEKFKYVLQGQPLHHEFNVIIKGKKYLYDVSVVPIIVEEGIKGIFCLARDVTEQRKSDELIKWLAYHDSMTSLPNRHYFIDQLELKMNYCDTHMDSLALFYLDLDRVKIINDNLGHQIGDMYLKEASVRLKNFVKGKGLISRFGGDEFALLLPSVSKEEADSIAQEILHIFAEPFVIGGQIVPGNTSIGVAIYPGEAQDVQALLREADKALYVVKKSGGGNYRIYEETMERANSYRFGLQSDFKRALHDEEFYLVYQPKVNANTGSISGVEALLRWNKNNQELIPPADFIPLAEETGFIVPLGEWVIKRACEQNKQWQDAGFTPIRIAVNVSAVQFQRSKMDEIVERILAETGLEPQWLEIEITEGTLMVQDEFTIRSITRLKELGVIIALDDFGTGYSSMQYLKQFRLHSLKVDRSFIQDLHEHHDRAAITEAITQLAHGLGMSVVAEGVEKDEELEFVKSIGADEIQGYYISRPLSKEDFESYLQSDSKVS
- a CDS encoding HAD family hydrolase, encoding MKGVIFDFDGLIVDTESIWYEVYKETVLEYGVELALEEFAKVIGTTDEVLYAYLEKHATKPFTRDDIEKAAHELYKTKIDTLTLREGVEEYLKEAKELGLKIGLASSSSRAWVTSYLKKYKILEYFEVIRTKDDVAKVKPDPELYIQALKGLDIAPEEAIAFEDSVNGSTAAIKAGISCVIVPNPVTEQLAFTSYSYRLSSMNEMPLSTLLDKINK
- a CDS encoding GNAT family N-acetyltransferase produces the protein MLILQTERLILRNWEQNDAEKAFLFWGNNETMHYCAGGMTKEEVEQTVSSYIRFQDTFGYTTLFPVVEKETNDLIGICGFQKTGEEDVLEFLYHYRQDTWGKGYAYEAAKSIFPYTIEKLKPKKVIASAAVENIGSWKILEKLNFSFNEEKWCEDTQMNERYYEYIV
- a CDS encoding winged helix-turn-helix domain-containing protein; translated protein: MASSKKITDIELAKILMDPRRRNIFDIAKDEPVTVTQIAEALNEKPSRLYYHVKKLEDAGLLELVETRQQGNLIEKYYKSVSGFDAFELDKSLLAEHSDTVMAEVMRLLEPGLRLLSSELKNNKDSYEKQVSLSINFSDLTGKEWLEANSNMVYAIRDKAEVKKDIAEEMGNQFSMTKEELEKKSKYTFLVLSYKNDDAENLE